In Hymenobacter sublimis, a single genomic region encodes these proteins:
- a CDS encoding ABC transporter ATP-binding protein, translated as MLINNLIAGYGQRVLLRNLCFTVPEPAFVAVVGHNGCGKTTLFRALTGQLAYQGQAQVLGQDLRTIRRPAASGLLAHLPQRGSVEFAIPVRELVVMGRFRHHRFLGAYSTQDYALAEAALARVGAAHLAQQDFTLLSGGEQQLVWLAQLSLQDAALYLLDEPTQQLDVYYRRRVFDLLHAWVTEQRKTILCITHDLDNLTTLPGYLLNLSAPTPTLEPLTADTVRKAREYLESEESLTVKW; from the coding sequence TTGCTGATAAACAACCTAATTGCGGGGTATGGACAGCGCGTCCTGCTCCGCAATTTGTGTTTTACGGTACCTGAACCCGCCTTTGTAGCTGTGGTAGGCCACAACGGTTGCGGCAAAACTACCCTGTTTCGGGCCCTAACGGGGCAGTTGGCCTACCAGGGCCAAGCTCAGGTGCTAGGGCAGGATTTGCGCACCATTCGGCGGCCGGCGGCTAGTGGCCTGCTGGCTCACCTACCCCAGCGCGGCAGCGTGGAGTTTGCCATTCCCGTGCGGGAGCTAGTGGTGATGGGGCGCTTTCGGCACCACCGTTTTCTGGGCGCTTATTCAACCCAGGATTACGCCCTAGCAGAAGCGGCCTTGGCCCGCGTGGGGGCGGCTCATCTGGCCCAGCAAGACTTCACGCTTCTTTCCGGCGGGGAGCAGCAGTTGGTCTGGTTGGCCCAACTTAGCCTCCAGGATGCGGCCCTCTACTTACTTGATGAGCCCACTCAGCAGTTGGATGTGTACTACCGTCGTCGAGTGTTCGACTTGCTGCACGCCTGGGTCACGGAGCAGCGCAAAACCATTCTCTGTATCACCCACGACCTCGACAACCTAACCACCTTGCCCGGCTATCTGCTCAACCTTTCCGCTCCTACCCCCACGTTAGAGCCGTTAACAGCAGATACCGTGCGCAAGGCAAGAGAGTACTT
- a CDS encoding DUF2795 domain-containing protein yields MYWTLELASYLEDAPWPATKDELIDYSIRSGAPMEVVENLQALEDDGQPYENIEEVWPDYPTKEDFMFNEDEY; encoded by the coding sequence ATGTATTGGACCCTGGAACTTGCTTCGTACCTGGAAGATGCACCCTGGCCTGCCACCAAGGATGAGCTGATTGATTACTCTATCCGCTCGGGTGCCCCGATGGAGGTAGTAGAAAACCTGCAGGCTCTGGAGGATGATGGTCAGCCCTACGAGAACATCGAAGAAGTATGGCCGGACTACCCGACCAAGGAAGACTTCATGTTCAACGAAGACGAGTATTAA